One Lampris incognitus isolate fLamInc1 chromosome 18, fLamInc1.hap2, whole genome shotgun sequence genomic region harbors:
- the LOC130128374 gene encoding deleted in malignant brain tumors 1 protein-like — protein MNLVTYVIVVQLSCLCQALHNSSTPSGQNGQSKPNDPMKDVDGDPYVLQHASRCQWTLKMPANGSSSLVSLTAETRDALFDQICQDLGCGRVSKLSENSSPHSHACLHNCFYLDHHLRNCSEVVGSHCTIISEVVCDHAVRLAGGTDHCAGRVELWRDGEWGTVCDDQWDLKDADVVCAQLDCGYAINVSGQGGSFPSGKGPIYLDELNCSGTESTLWDCPAIGDGHDCGHKEDAGVICSEMRAVRLTGGLDRCAGKVEVHRNGTWGTVCDPCWDKEMASMVCTMLKCGNESLEYTRFDPPLEHNNGSLWFYTCYANHKDLWECDEYINNIHLCKDTRAAGLICKGSYGFPIATTSNVTLTNGWTTAYPGTTTVSSDGRFFSIVSPELLGCFTLSLLLFVTLITNAVVCCHRRRNAHLLQQNHTSLRMASEHQDNDYRDAINLIKVTTCPMERDVPQNPRYLWTQLSGADSTSLDTDYETNDPSNDTSVHLSTFRNSRRYRQDMRNPMTGTSASCSLPEEGMRNPHQSPTCQSGSDSSRPIFNEYQRYCEETGNGLNPGGGNDGDGKEDSLYCPVSPDSQPSSSDDDYDDIGN, from the exons cTCTTCATAATTCCTCAACTCCGTCAGGTCAAAATGGTCAGTCGAAACCAAATGACCCCATGAAGGATGTCGACG GTGACCCTTACGTTCTCCAACATGCCAGTAGATGCCAGTGGACCCTTAAAATGCCTGCAAATGGGAGTAGTTCTTTGGTGAGTCTCACAGCAGAAACCAGAGACGCGCTGTTTGACCAGATCTGTCAGGATCTCGGCTGTGGCAGAGTCTCTAAACTGAGTGAGAACAGCTCGCCGCACAGCCATGCCTGCCTCCACAATTGCTTTTACCTCGACCACCATCTCAGGAATTGTTCGGAGGTTGTGGGAAGTCACTGTACCATAATTTCTGAAGTTGTTTGCG ACCATGCAGTGCGGTTGGCAGGAGGAACAGATCACTGTGCTGGACGGGTGGAGTTGTGGAGAGACGGGGAATGGGGCACAGTGTGTGATGACCAGTGGGACCTGAAAGATGCTGATGTGGTTTGTGCCCAGCTGGACTGTGGCTATGCCATCAACGTGTCTGGACAGGGCGGATCCTTCCCCTCGGGTAAGGGTCCTATTTACCTGGACGAGCTGAACTGCTCCGGCACAGAGAGCACCCTTTGGGACTGCCCAGCCATAGGAGATGGACACGACTGTGGACACAAAGAGGATGCTGGTGTGATATGCTCAG AGATGAGGGCAGTGAGACTGACTGGAGGTCTGGATCGCTGTGCTGGAAAAGTGGAGGTCCACCGTAACGGGACGTGGGGGACGGTCTGTGATCCGTGCTGGGATAAAGAGATGGCTTCCATGGTGTGTACAATGCTGAAATGTGGTAACGAGTCTCTAGAGTACACTCGATTTGACCCTCCTCTGGAGCATAACAACGGATCGCTGTGGTTCTACACGTGCTATGCCAATCATAAGGATCTGTGGGAATGTGACGAGTACATCAACAACATACACCTGTGCAAGGACACGAGAGCAGCTGGTCTTATTTGTAAAG GTTCATACGGATTTCCTATAGCCACCACATCTAATGTAACTTTGACGAATGGCTGGACGACAG CCTACCCAGGCACCACCACCGTCAGTTCAGATGGACGCTTCTTTTCCATTGTCTCTCCAGAGCTGCTGGGCTGCTTCACTCTGTCACTCCTGCTTTTTGTGACTCTCATTACAAACGCTGTGGTCTGCTGCCATAGAAGAAGAAACG CTCATTTACTCCAGCAGAATCACACCAGCCTACGTATGGCTTCTGAACATCAAGACAATGACTACCGAGATGCTATTAACCTTATCAAGGTTACCACCTGCCCGATGGAGCGAGACG TCCCCCAGAACCCCAGGTATCTTTGGACCCAGCTTAGTGGTGCTGACAGCACCTCGCTAGATACAGACTATGAGACAAATGATCCGAGCAATGACACATCTGTCCATTTGTCAACTTTTCGGA ATTCTCGACGGTATAGACAAGATATGAGGAACCCTATGACAGGGACATCAGCATCCTGCAGTCTCCCTGAAGAAG GAATGAGAAATCCCCACCAGTCACCCACCTGCCAAAGTGGCAGTGACAGTTCAAGGCCCATCTTCAATGAGTACCAGCGCTATTGTGAAGAAACTGGGAATGGTCTGAACCCAG GAGGCGGGAATGACGGGGATGGAAAGGAAGACTCCCTCTATTGTCCCGTGAGCCCTGATTCCCAGCCATCGTCCTcagatgatgattatgatgatatAGGAAACTAG